DNA from Paraburkholderia sp. PGU19:
CGTGGGCGTCTCAGGTTTGACGGTCAGGCGCAGGCCACCACGCCCAGCCGCGCTCATGGCGTTGCAGCTCGACGACGGAAAGGGGCGGAACCTCGATACGCGCGAATGTCGAGGACGGCGCCTGCAACACATGCATGAGCGCCGCCCGGATCACGCCCGCATGGGTGACGGCGATGACCGTGCCGTGATGCTCGAATGCATCGAGCCAGCCGCCGACGCGCAAGGTCAGCGCATCGAACGATTCGCCGCCATGCGGCGCGGATGACGGATCGTGCGTCCACGTGTCGAGCGCGTCCGTTTCTTCGTTCGCCACGTCGAGCAGACGGCGGCCACGCCAGCGGCCGAAATCGGCATCGGCGAGGTCCGGCACGGCCTTCGGCACGAGTCCAAGCGCCTGCGCCGTTTCCAGTGCGCACGCAGCGGGGCTGCTGAGCGCCACATCGGCGTTCAGCAAGCCGGCATGCGACGCGCGAAACGCCGTGGCTGCTTCGACCGCGCGCGCATCGAGCGGATCGTCGGCGGGGAACGTGCCTTTGCGCTGCGCGGCCGTCGCCGGGTGGCTGATCAACAACAGGCGTGTGCGCATCGACGGCCTTGGGTCCGGGAAATGGGAAGAAAGAAGAGAGCGTTCCGCAGTTTAGCCGTAGAATAGTCGCCACTCGAAGCGCGGAAGCCGGTGTAAGCCCGGCGCGGTCGCGCCACTGTAATCGGCAGCAAATGCGTACACAACAGGCTGTACACAAGCCGGAAGCCAGACCCAAGCTTCGACCTCTCTCATCATTCGACTATCGGGGCGCGTAACCCCAAGGAGATGTCCGTCATGAACGACGCCGTTCTCGACCACGCCGGTCAGACCGATCAACCTGCCATCACCCCATCCCGCTGCGCGAACTGCTGCCGTGGATCATCTTTGGCGGCCTGCTGATGCTGCTCGCGCTGTATTTCGTCGGCGCCGAACAGGGCGCGACGTCGCTGATTCCCGGCATGTACGTGCATGAATTCGTGCACGATGGCCGCCATCTGCTCGGCTTTCCTTGCCACTGATCGCGTAAGGGAGTCATCACCATGGTGGGTAAGTTGTTGATGCGAGGGATGCTCGCAGGCATCGTCGCGGGTCTGCTGACGTTCGCGTTCGCGCGCGTCGCAGGCGAGCCGCTGGTCGATACGGCGATCTCGTTCGAAGAAAAGATGCAGGCCGCGCACGATCACGGTGACGCGAGCGGTGGTCACGATCACGAAGAAGAGCTCGTCAGCCGCGGCACGCAGGCGGGCCTCGGTCTGCTGACGGGCGTCGTCGCATATGGCATGGCGTTCGGCGGGCTGTTCGCGCTGACGTTCGCGTATCTGCACGGACGCGTTGGCCGGCTTGGCGCGCGTGCGTTGTCGGCGTGGCTCGCGGTGGGCGCCTATGTCGCCGTGGTGCTGGTGCCGACCATCAAGTACCCGGCGAATCCGCCTTCCGTCGGCGACCCGGATACGATCGGCATGCGCACGGGGCTGTTCTTTCTGATGATCGTCACGTCGCTCGTCGTGGCGGTGTTCTCGATGAAAGTCCGCAAGCACCTGATACCGCGGCTCGGGGTGTGGAACGCGTCGATCGTGGGCGGCATCGTTTTCATCGCGATCATCGCTGCGATCCAGATCGCGCTGCCCACTGTCAATGAAGTGCCCGAAGCGTTCCCGGCCGTCGTGCTGTGGAAGTTCCGCTTCACGGCGCTCGGCATGCAGGCAATCATGTGGGCCACGATCGGCCTGTTGTTCGGCGCGCTGGTCGAGCGCAGCGAACGCATCGCGCGCGCGTCGGCGGCAGCGGCGCGCAACTCGGCTTATCTGTAACGCTGCTTTCCCGCGTCTGTGCTCGAATGCGCAGACGCGCGGCGCTCTTCTCCGTTTCGATCCGCTCGCCGCTTCCAGGCAATGTCCAGAAACCGCGCCAGACATGGGTTGCGGTTCGACGGCGACCAGACGAGCATCTGCGAAATCGTCGGCGCGTTGGCCAGCGGTCTGAACACGACGCCCGCCAGTTGCGCCTTGCGCATCGACTCCGGCACCAGCGCGATGCCGACGCCTTCTTCGACGAGACTCAACACCGTCTGCTGCAACTGCACCTCGAAGCGCACATCGGGCGTGAAGCCGCCTTGCGCGCAATGATCGACGATGGTCGCGCGCAAGCTCGGCGACACGGCTTGCGAAGCCATCACGAACGGCTCGTGCGCGAGCTGCCCGATTTTCAGTTGTCGCGCGCGGGCGAGCGGATGCTCGCGCGACAGGGCGACGCACAGCGGCTCGGTGAAGATCGCTCGGGTATCGAGATCTTTGTTTTGCGCGCCCGGAAACATGATCGCGGCGTCGATCTGCCCGCTCAGCACCTGCGACGCCAGATCGTTCGATACGACTTCGCGCAGGTTCAGCGTCACGCCGGGCCAGGCGTCGCCGTACGCGCGTGCATAGCTGGGCAGCACGCTGTACGCGGCGCACATCGTGAAGCCGATGGTCAACTGGCCGCTGTCGCCGATGGCCGCCGCGCGCGCATTCTTCGCCGCCTGCTCGATCGACGCGAGAATCGCCTTCGCATCCTCATAGAAGCGTTCGCCCGCTGCCGTGAGCGCGACGCTGCGCGGGCTGCGCTCGATCAGCGTGACGCCGAGCGATGCTTCGAGGGCGGCCAGTTGCCGGCTCAGCGGCGGCTGCGACAGGTTCAGCCGCGCGGCGGCGCGCCCGAAATGGCGCGTTTCGGCGAGCGTGACGAAGTAGCGAAGCGGCTTGACGTCGAGCATGATGCAAAAAAAGTATCGTCGCAGGTTTGATTCGGCATTGGATTGTATAGGTGTAAACGCTTACCCTTACGCGTTTCTGTCCTCTTTACCTTCGTTGCCGCAACTTCATGCTGTCTACGCTCGAAATCCTGCTGCCTGTCTTCGCGCTGATCTTCGCGGGCTTTTTCTGCCGCCGTCGCAATCTGCTCGGCCCCACGGCCGCTTCCGAACTGAACCGCTTCGTCGTGTGGCTCGCGCTGCCCGCACTGCTGTTCGACACGATGGCCCATTCGACCTGGCATCAGCTCGATCAGCCGGCCTTCATCGCGACGTTCTCGATTGCCTGTGCGGGCGTGTTCGTGGTCGTGCTGCT
Protein-coding regions in this window:
- a CDS encoding histidine phosphatase family protein — protein: MRTRLLLISHPATAAQRKGTFPADDPLDARAVEAATAFRASHAGLLNADVALSSPAACALETAQALGLVPKAVPDLADADFGRWRGRRLLDVANEETDALDTWTHDPSSAPHGGESFDALTLRVGGWLDAFEHHGTVIAVTHAGVIRAALMHVLQAPSSTFARIEVPPLSVVELQRHERGWAWWPAPDRQT
- a CDS encoding LysR family transcriptional regulator — its product is MLDVKPLRYFVTLAETRHFGRAAARLNLSQPPLSRQLAALEASLGVTLIERSPRSVALTAAGERFYEDAKAILASIEQAAKNARAAAIGDSGQLTIGFTMCAAYSVLPSYARAYGDAWPGVTLNLREVVSNDLASQVLSGQIDAAIMFPGAQNKDLDTRAIFTEPLCVALSREHPLARARQLKIGQLAHEPFVMASQAVSPSLRATIVDHCAQGGFTPDVRFEVQLQQTVLSLVEEGVGIALVPESMRKAQLAGVVFRPLANAPTISQMLVWSPSNRNPCLARFLDIAWKRRADRNGEERRASAHSSTDAGKQRYR
- a CDS encoding CbtA family protein is translated as MVGKLLMRGMLAGIVAGLLTFAFARVAGEPLVDTAISFEEKMQAAHDHGDASGGHDHEEELVSRGTQAGLGLLTGVVAYGMAFGGLFALTFAYLHGRVGRLGARALSAWLAVGAYVAVVLVPTIKYPANPPSVGDPDTIGMRTGLFFLMIVTSLVVAVFSMKVRKHLIPRLGVWNASIVGGIVFIAIIAAIQIALPTVNEVPEAFPAVVLWKFRFTALGMQAIMWATIGLLFGALVERSERIARASAAAARNSAYL